The region TTAATGGAAGAAATTGTCGGCCCGGTGGGGGATGAATTGGCTGCAGCGGAAAAAGAATATGAAGCTATCAATGAATATACCTTCCAGATAGATGGAGGTATGCGTATAGAAGAGGCTAATGAAGAACTGGGCTTAGATCTTCCGGAAGGGGAATACGAGACTGTAGCCGGGTTTATCCTGAGTTTTTTGGGCAAATTCCCCCGGCAGGGGCAAGTACTGCGTTACAATGGGCTCAAGATTGTGGTTACCCGTATGAAGGGTAAAAAAATAAAAGAGGTTCTGGTAACCCAGGAAGCCAAGCAACAGGATGCAGCGGCTGCGGCTTAGGTTTTCAAGGGGCGCTCGTCTCAAATATATTTCCCATTTGGATTTAATTCGTCTGTGGCATAGAGCTTTCCGACGCGCCGGGCTTGAGCTGGCTTATTCAGAAGGTTTCAATCCTCACCCCAGGATTCACATAGCAGCACCACTCCCATTGGGGGTAACAGGTGAATCAGAACTAATGGATGTGGTATTTGCCCGGGAATATTCTCCACATTATATACTCACGATGGTTAACCAGCAGCTCCCGGATGACCTGGAGGTAAAACAGGTTATGGTGGCGGCTCTGAATGCTCCATCTTTGCAGGGTCAGGTGCGCCGGGCGCATTACAGGGTTGAAGTATCAGTTGGCAACAGCCGGCAGGAAGTGGAAGCGGCGATTGCTAATCTGCTTGATCTGGACAATTTACCGTGGACTCACCGACGTGAAGAGAAGACGCGTAGTTATGATTTAAGAAGCCAGATATATGATATTTGGATTGAAGAAGCGACCCCTTCAATAATTATTATTGGTATGGATTTACAGTGCGATAGCGGTGGTTCCGGCCGGCCGGAACAGGTGGTGAAGGCACTTGGGCTCCCGCCGCCAGTTTCCATACACCGCACAAAGTTGGTAATAGAAGCAAACTAGGAGTTTTTGATTTTTATGGCTCGAATTATTCTGGCACGTCACGGAGAAACGGAATGGAACAAGCTCATGAGGGTTCAGGGCGGCAAGAGTGATGTCCCCTTGAATGATTTTGGCAGAAGCCAGGCTCAAAAAGCGCGTGACTTTTTACATAAGGAAGTCTTCCACGCCGTTTATGCAAGCCCGCTTTGCCGTGCACTGGAAACCGCACGTATTATCACTGAAGGCCGCAGCCTTGATAT is a window of Dehalococcoidales bacterium DNA encoding:
- a CDS encoding TIGR03936 family radical SAM-associated protein, coding for MQRLRLRFSRGARLKYISHLDLIRLWHRAFRRAGLELAYSEGFNPHPRIHIAAPLPLGVTGESELMDVVFAREYSPHYILTMVNQQLPDDLEVKQVMVAALNAPSLQGQVRRAHYRVEVSVGNSRQEVEAAIANLLDLDNLPWTHRREEKTRSYDLRSQIYDIWIEEATPSIIIIGMDLQCDSGGSGRPEQVVKALGLPPPVSIHRTKLVIEAN